One segment of Novipirellula aureliae DNA contains the following:
- a CDS encoding heavy-metal-associated domain-containing protein, with protein MRSFAYAIAAIAAVGIIVAIARMPYQPPDGGSQTGSIVGLVSNEVMETEGDLTLAVPEMSCVMSCYPKVKKALESTEGVESVELDTQKEEGIIDNRQVVVHYKPGFEVSAAIASLKQSGYTSSPVE; from the coding sequence ATGCGATCTTTTGCTTATGCAATCGCAGCCATTGCTGCAGTTGGGATTATTGTGGCCATCGCTCGAATGCCATATCAACCCCCAGACGGTGGTTCACAAACGGGTTCGATTGTTGGATTGGTTAGTAACGAGGTGATGGAAACGGAGGGTGATTTGACATTGGCCGTTCCTGAGATGAGTTGCGTTATGTCCTGCTATCCGAAGGTCAAGAAGGCACTCGAGTCCACCGAAGGCGTCGAATCCGTCGAATTGGATACGCAGAAAGAGGAGGGGATCATTGACAATCGCCAAGTCGTTGTCCATTACAAGCCCGGCTTCGAAGTCTCTGCTGCAATCGCCAGTCTGAAGCAGAGCGGCTACACGAGTTCACCCGTCGAGTAA
- a CDS encoding sirohydrochlorin chelatase gives MTNDKYQGVLLVGHGTRDAQGTKQFFDLGELLKMELTGFCVEPCLLEFQSPTIPDAWDRLLERDIKRICVAPLLLFAAGHAKQDIPEIVMELHDRTPDVEVTQARPISRQSAMIELACAHLRHAMDKQQWSADAVTLVTVGRGSYDPCAQADMRVLGSIVASKLSVGDHHNAFYAMAEPKLPDVLDLIARLRPGGSTNSILVHPHLLFDGRLYQAIQRQVNEFRDRHPEIPIHLSSYLGADKLVAQAMADRVKSALDLAVHTPSLPLTR, from the coding sequence ATGACAAATGACAAGTATCAAGGAGTTCTGTTGGTTGGTCATGGAACCCGCGACGCTCAAGGAACGAAGCAGTTCTTCGATTTGGGCGAGCTGCTCAAGATGGAGTTGACGGGATTTTGCGTCGAACCCTGTTTGCTAGAGTTTCAATCGCCGACGATCCCCGACGCCTGGGATCGGTTGCTCGAACGCGACATTAAGAGAATCTGTGTCGCTCCGCTGCTCCTGTTTGCTGCGGGCCATGCGAAGCAAGATATTCCTGAGATCGTGATGGAGTTGCACGATCGAACACCCGACGTCGAAGTGACTCAGGCTCGCCCGATTTCTCGACAATCGGCAATGATCGAACTGGCGTGTGCGCACCTTCGTCACGCAATGGATAAACAGCAATGGTCGGCCGATGCAGTGACTCTCGTTACCGTTGGCCGAGGCAGTTACGATCCATGTGCTCAGGCCGATATGCGAGTGCTTGGATCGATCGTGGCGTCTAAATTGTCAGTAGGCGATCACCACAATGCGTTTTATGCGATGGCTGAACCAAAGCTTCCCGATGTGCTCGATCTGATCGCGCGTTTGCGCCCAGGTGGAAGCACGAATTCGATCTTAGTTCACCCACACCTACTGTTTGATGGGCGGCTCTATCAAGCGATCCAAAGGCAGGTCAACGAGTTCCGAGATCGGCATCCAGAAATTCCAATCCATTTGTCGTCCTATCTAGGAGCCGACAAGTTGGTTGCCCAAGCGATGGCGGATC